The Thermodesulfobacterium sp. TA1 sequence CAGTGGTTTTTATACCAAAGGCATCGCTTCCTGCTTGAGGTTCTGTTAAAGCAAAAGCACAAAGACTTTCTCCTTTAGCGATGCGAGGTAAATACTGAGATTTTTGTTCTTCATTACCAAAAAAAATAATAGGATAAGCCCCAAGAAAAGAAGCAGCGTAAGTAGTAGATATTCCAGCACAATAGTAAGAAAGATGCTCCACCGCAAGGCACATCTCTAAACTCCCCCAGCCTAAACCACCATACTCCTTAGGGACGATTATCCCAAAAAAATCTGCTTGGGCTAAAGCTTTGATAGGTGTTTCATCATAAATTTCTCTTTCGTCCCAATCTAAAGCATAAGGTTTGATATACTCTTCTCCAATCCTCTTTATAAGCTCAACTAGCATCTTTTGATCTTCATTCAACCCATAATCAACCATAAAAACACCCCTTCAAAAAATCCAAAATTTTCTCTATTTTACTAAAAAAATCCCGTTAAGCAAGACAAAAACCAAGATCTATGAGAAAATTCTCTATCTTGGGGCAATAACCATTAGTTTTCTATGGGTTAATCAAGGTTTTTTACTAACCAAAACAAGCAACCACTTGGTATTTATCTATTTTAGGTTAACAATTTGTTAAGGATTTACAGGTCTTAACGAATGTCTATATTTTAGAGGAACACTTTCAGGAAATTGGGTATAATGAATTTTTCCTTTTTCATCTACATAATAATAGATCAAAGGTTTAAAAGAAGAACTATTAAAGGTATTTTTACCTTTAGCTTTAGTATTTTCTTTTTTATCTTGTTTAACCTTCTCTCCCTCTTCTCCCAAGGTAAGATAAGATCTTAACAACTGTATCTTTTTAGGACCAAGACCCTTTACCTTTTCTAAATCTTCCCAAGACTTAAATGGGCCGTTTTTTTCTCGATAATCTACGATGGCTTGAGCGGTTTTTTTGCCGATACCAGGAAGTTTTTCAAGCTCTTCTACTGTAGCTTGATTTACGTCTAACTTTTTAGCTAACCCTACAGAAGTTAAAAACAAATAAATTATAGAAAATAATAGAAAAGAAAAAACTAAAGAATAAAAGGGGTGAGTAATCCCACCCCTTTTATAAAAAAACATTGTTATCTTTTACACACACCCAGTAGGTTTAGGTAATCCAGCCATTTTACAAGCTCCTTTTCCAGGACCAGAGGGGAACAATTCATAAATCTTCTTTAAAGGAAAACCTGTTACTTTAGATAAAATCCTAACCATAGGGGCTACGCCGTTCTTTTTGTAATAGTCCTGAAGAACGTTAATAACTTTCCAATGCTCTTCGGTTAACTCCTGAATACCTTCTAACTCTTTTACATACTCAACCCATTCTTGACACCAAGCATCAAGACCACCTGCTAAGAAACCGTCTTCATCTACTTCAAAAACCTTACCTTTGTACTCAACTGTTGGCATACCTAACACCTCCTTTTATTTTTTAATTAAACCCTTTTTTCAAAAATATTTAAAACTTTAAAACTTACTTTTGTATCTTATTTTTATATGTTTTTAAAAAAAAGTCAAGGGTAATTTTAAAAAATTTCTTTAACCATAGGTATCTCATCACAGTCGGGAAATTTGGTACATTTTACACAATCTGACCATACCTTATAAGGTAGCTCAGACTTATTAACTCTTACAAAACCTATTTTCTCAAAAAAAGCAGGTACCCTGGTTAACACAAAAACCTTCGGTATTTCAAGCTCTTTAGCCTCATCTAAACAAGCCATTACCAGGGCTAAACCAATACCTCTTTTTTGATACTCTTCACTTACCACCAAAGATCTTATCTCTGCTAAATCTTCCCAGCAAATCTGTAAAGCACAAGCAGCTACTATCAAATCCTTCTCTTGATAAACAAAAAAATCCCTCACGTGTTCGTATAACTCTGATAAAGGCCTAGGGATAACATCCCCTTTTTTAGAAAAATGTAAAATCAGTTTATAGATATATTTTATATCTGAAAGTTTGGCCTTTCTTATCAAATTAAAATCCTCTTCTCACCAAAACTTATTTTAGCTCTACCACAAAAGGTTTACTTACCCCAAGGTCAGAGGCTACTTTCGAAACTGCCTTTTCTGCTTCTTCTCTATTAGAGTATCTACCTACATAAACTTTGTAAAGGGTTTTCCCTTCAGAAGCTACAGCCTTTACCGTAACTGGATATCCTTTCTTTTCAGCTAAGGCTCTTAACTTTTCAGCAGATTCTTTCTGAGAAAAAGCTCCTACTTGAAGCCCAAAGGTTCCTTTTTTTATCTGGTTAG is a genomic window containing:
- a CDS encoding N-acetyltransferase, producing MIRKAKLSDIKYIYKLILHFSKKGDVIPRPLSELYEHVRDFFVYQEKDLIVAACALQICWEDLAEIRSLVVSEEYQKRGIGLALVMACLDEAKELEIPKVFVLTRVPAFFEKIGFVRVNKSELPYKVWSDCVKCTKFPDCDEIPMVKEIF
- a CDS encoding TusE/DsrC/DsvC family sulfur relay protein; protein product: MPTVEYKGKVFEVDEDGFLAGGLDAWCQEWVEYVKELEGIQELTEEHWKVINVLQDYYKKNGVAPMVRILSKVTGFPLKKIYELFPSGPGKGACKMAGLPKPTGCV
- a CDS encoding ComEA family DNA-binding protein, encoding MFFYKRGGITHPFYSLVFSFLLFSIIYLFLTSVGLAKKLDVNQATVEELEKLPGIGKKTAQAIVDYREKNGPFKSWEDLEKVKGLGPKKIQLLRSYLTLGEEGEKVKQDKKENTKAKGKNTFNSSSFKPLIYYYVDEKGKIHYTQFPESVPLKYRHSLRPVNP